DNA from Podarcis muralis chromosome 13, rPodMur119.hap1.1, whole genome shotgun sequence:
ggaattaccgcccgctgagcccggtaacgctgacaggccgagccgcggggcttggcagcgcagccggcagagtgtgggaaagggcggccgccacgcgccgggcaaggcgagactcgacggggaggacaccggcagcagcgccccccccccccagaaacccactccgggcaggtaattcacagagagtggacagaaggaagccttaaagggcttcagcctcccagagtggcggggaataataataataataataataatgataataataaaattgacagggggtgtttttctaggtgagggggtggggactgtaataacaaaaaaatcagctctatatcaaccgctgttttgcaatgaggaattgcaaataaggaagatcaaaaggagaatgttttttggggggggactctcttcctcttcctcctcctcctctcgttcttgctcctcttcctggcaaaagggctgctgagaccccttctctcttgggtgccggtgggtgctgtgacgttgacgctgctgtggcaagtgcctttacttagcagagtgcattcccctttacacaggaggggaggggaaaaaattgaaacttacactttcgtgcgtccctcccggcgcgacgctgcgcgctgacgtcacggggctgtaatggtggtgtgcctcgagatttttttcatcaaacaagtgtgcctttgcccaaaaaaggttgggaaacagtgGTCTAGGCAGCTTGAGGCAGCCATTTTACGTGGGGCATTGTGGGTAATTAAAATGGCTGGTGCTGGGCTAGAAAAATAATGATGACAAGCAAGCATCAGCGATGGACTCCAAGGATGCTTGGTAGTTTACCAGCAGGAACTCACCGTTAAgacagtgttcatggaagacaatcttacttagcTACGAGCgactgccaaagaagaagatgaaggtGAGGTCCCCCGCTTCAGCGCTGTAGACCATGGACAGGACTCTCCTGGGAGATGGTAAACTCGCCTTTCTGGGAGgtatctttttcttaaaaaataaataaatagattttattAAAGGATTTACTTGGGTTACAAAAGTTCATGCATTGTTTCTGTTTTCAGTTGGtagagtcttttctacagatcagttattctgggaggtttttaagcagagaagttttagttgagattcctgcattgccgggggttggagtAGAATgtagatgactctgggggtcccttcccacgctacaattccatgattccctGCCACCCCTGGATCAGCTCAGCCCAAGGAGACTCCAGGAGAGCAGTGAGAGAGCTTAAAGCAGCAGTGGGCAGTGGGCGCTGGTTGCTTCTGCGGTCTAGAGGTACTTAGAGGTCAGCACCAGACAGCGATGAGGCCGTCTGCATGCTTTGGCTCAGCATCTGTGAGAGAGTGGTGGAAGCAAGGAGAGTTAGGCAgcaaagcagaagcagcaaaggagGGACGGaggtgtgggaatgttaaggaaggcaggaggggatatattgttttgatatcccttctcactcatgctagtgaataaacagcagagcacattccctttgcaTCTGACTGGAAGTAAGTTGATGCTTCAttagaatcctttaattaagcaatccagtctggcttggcCAGTCTGAATGGTTCTCGGTAACTTTCCCCTTTACTTCCCTCTTAATATAATAacgacacaacacagtcttctttaaaagtaagatttattttttaaactcacattcagttcacagcagtaatctgaaggcaggctttatcttgtggttacagtgaaaagaagtctgagctacatctcagactttctgcttgtgggctccatcCTATGTGAAGGATGAGTCAtgtgctggctaagagccagaagAGCGAGAgtctaaggcatgggtaggcaaactaagcttAATTTCCCTGTTGTTGTGCAAACCACAGGGGTGTGGGGCCTCCCCCAAAGCGTTGTGGCCCCTTCCACTTCTGTGTCGGCAGCGCTAGTTGGGCTCAGTAAGCAACCTCCCTCTTGGCTGAAGAGGTAGAAAAAACAATCTGGGCAGCTTGGCAGGTCCCAAGCCCAGACCAGGAGGCTCTTGGTTCAAGGTCCCTTCCCTCAGGCCATGAGCCCGCTGCTTGGAAGGGCGCATCATTGCAAGGAAATCTGCAGCTCCTCCAAACTGACTGATAGTCTAAGGACCAAATGAGAGTAGCAGCACTTCACCTCTGGCGACTGAGCAACCTCTGATATCATTCCTTCTTCTCTTCAGCCAGTTTTGGCCAAACCACAGTGTGTTTCTTTTCTGATGCAGGTTCTTCTGACACAGAGGGAACATGAGACTCCCTGGCAGACGTGGGAAGCGAGACCCTTCTGCAGGGGCAGGTGGGCAGGCTACTAGACTGCTCTGATCTACAAGAGACATCCAAATCCTTACAGGGGAAGCTGACACCCTCAGAATTATGCAGCACAAAGGTTTCACTTTTGTCATGAACTTGCGAGGCAGTCTCAGGCAAGCCACTCTCCATTTCAGCTCCTTTCCCCCATGTTCAACATGAGCAAAATAATGTTCACATTGCTGCATTGTGGAGGTTGGACTGGGTGCTCTTATTCAGTTAGTTAGCCTCTTTTGTCCACCATGTTGTCTCCATTGCAGTGGTTCTATGAGGTAGCAAGATGGCTGCCATTGCCACCTCCTATTTCCATAATAATTACTTTTTGTACCTCttccaactgactgggttgttccagctactctgggtgactTACTAAAGAATTATTGGGCGGAGCCCATGACTGTTCGAGTGTTATAGTAGTGTTTtgaatgtacagtcgtaccttggttttcaaacagcttagtcctcaaacgttttggttcccgaacattgcaaatctggaagtgaatgttccggtttccaaacgttttggaagtcgaacggattctGGAATGGAGTCCAAtcgacttccaagatacgactgtgtAGAGCCGGTGTGGTGAAGTTGGTGGTGTGTGGTTTGAAGACATTTGGAAATAATAGAGgaaatgcagcaaaaaaaaaaaataagactaTCTCCGGACCAGCCAGAAAATGGGAAGCCCCATTAAATTAATCAATATGAAATGTTTAATtggattgtgttttttttttgggatATGACGTGGCAAGATTTGAGATGTtattaatgaaaaaataaaatttatttatttatttattcattttaaaagagGCCAATGAGAATCCTTGTCTCCTCTCCTGATGAGCCTCCAGCCTGGGTCCTGGGCATTGCCGGTTAAAGGGAAGCCCTTCTCAAGAAGGAAAACGGTGTttcctgccatcttgggcccCTCCAGGGCTGCAAGCTCCCCTGCTGTAGAGAGATTCTCCCGTGGAAGGGACACTccagggaggtggtggactctccttccttggaaggttTTAAGTGGCCGTCTGCCAGGGACGATTTGATtccgggggttagactagatgactttgAGTGTCTTTCCCAACTCCATTATTTCCCCGCACCCCCCACCCCGTTCAGCCTAAATAGACTCCGGGAGAGCAGTGAGAGCTAAAAGCAggtttattgggggtgggggtgggggtgggggtggggagggacgtGGTCGAGGCTGCCACGTCCAGGCGGCACTTCTGCGGAGGACGCCGGCTGCTTCTCTCGCCTAGCGTTATATGGAGAACCCCCCGTCGCCGAAATACGCAGCCGAGCAGAAGATGCCCATTTCCAGCTGGATGTCTAGGCTCGGCAGCTGTGGGAGCGGCGAAGGGGGGGAGCGTTAGAGAGGACAGAGAGGCGCGAAGGAGGGACCCACGTCTGGGGCCCCCGCCCGACGGGGAGGGAGACAGACTCACCCTGGAGTTCACGGGGTCCGCGAGCAGGTTCTGGGCGGGCAGGGCGCTCAGGTTGCTGGGGTCGCCCTCGCCGTCATCCATAACGAGGTGGCAGCCTAACTGGAAGAGGATAATCTTCAGTTCCTCCTCTGAGGGGCCGGTGCtacgggaggagggggagaagaaggtcAGCTTGCGGGAAACGAGAGTAAAGAGGAGAAGGGCCGGGCCATGGCCTCGCCATCGGCAGAGGGTCCCTGCCCGACGGGGCGGGCTTACCTGGGCACAGCCCGGGCGCCGATATCTGCGGAACGGGACGGGATCTCGGCCCAAACGGGCTGCACGTGGCTCTGGTTGACTCCGCTCAGCGCCATCCTGCCAGCTCAACCTCTTGGTGCCGTCGGAGTAGGGGCAGCCCTTTTATCACCGCCCGCCCTGCCCCCCGGGTGGCGTCTCCCTCGGCCTCTGCGAgcgcttccttccctccctcggcCTCGGCAAGGATCCGGGACGGGGCGCACGAGCCCTGGCAAGTGAGCATCCTCCTCGCAATTCCCGCTGCCTGCTGCCAGGCGGACACCGTCGAGCATCTTCGCTGGACGCTCCCTGGGCGATGATGACTCGGTAGTCCTGACACCCCCCCACCGCCCTGCGAGGTCGGCCAGTCAGTCTTCTTCCCCCATTGCTGCGCACGGCAGAGGGGCACGAGGGCAGGTCCTCGCCTGCGGGGGTGGAAGCTACGACCCAAATCGAACCAAATGGGTCGCTCCTTTGAACGCCAGGCCAATCGCCGGCAGGACTGCAGGTGCGGGAGAGAGGAAGGATCAGTCCATCCAGCTGAATGGGGGCATTTGGCCCTCGGCGTCCTCCCCCCAAGGGACTCACAGGAAGCTTGGCTGGCAAGAAAGAAGGGGGGCGGGTCCTTGTGGGGATCAGGACTGGCGAAGCAGCAGGAAAGCAGAGACCGTTCTCCCCATTCCAAGTCACCCAAAAGGGGAACATATTGAGGGTGGGGCTGAGAATCTAGTTCAGTTTACTTAAAAATACGCAGGACTGAAGAGTTCATGGAAGGCCTAACAGGTTTATGGAAATCAACAAAGGAGCAGATTTCAAGCAACAACTTGGAACATGAAAAGAAAGAACAACGCTTATCCAATCTATAGTTCAGCCCATCTACCGTAATTAGTGAGGTTAAATATATGTGGGAAGCAGACTGGATTATTAGAAATAATTTTAGGTTACTAAACTGCAGCCCAGTTCCAAACTGACCATTTCCTACCCACCCTGAAatgagaaagaagaattttgtttAATTGCTTATTTGTTAATTAGGATTCATGGGGAAATGGTCCAGTTTGGAACTGAGCCCCAGTTCAGTAGCCTAGAAATTACTATGTGTTGAGAGtgcaaagttggaggcagcagggaGCCCTCAAGACTGTCCTGGAAGGAACTCCAGGGGATGAGCAACCAGGGATGATAAATTGACACCTTCGCCACAGACTGCAAGCAATGGTTCATTTCCTGTGTTCACCAAAGTGGGTGGTCATTATAGGTGTCCAAGGTGGGTCACCTACACATACATTCCTATCCACACCAAACCAAATGGTTATTAGAGGTCATTATGCAGGCCATTATGCAGGGACCTGCCCATGTATACCTATCCAAACACAGACATACACTTTTGGTGCACACTTATGAGTGGCAGAGTGGGTGTAGGCCACATCTATGAGAAGGTGGAAGTGTGAGTGGCAGCAGAATTCCCCGGTTCAGCTAACCCAGAAGCTAAAAGAGGAGGATCGTCTGTGACCTTGCAGGCCATTTCTCCCCTTGTCCACCAAAGGCTGAGCATGGAAGCCAGGCAAGAAGACACCTGCAGAAGAGTCTCTTGGGAGGGCAGCTGTGGGGGTAATGTGGGGCTGGTGCTCTATGCAGGCTGGCCAtactgggggagggaaggaggaggagaaggcgtgAGCCCTTTGGGGCATCACAATTTtgcatgacaccccccccccaagaagacaGGATGTCCCAGACTGTTGACGGGTATGTGCCAGCCACAGACCCTCTAGGTGAGTTTTGCAGACTACCAATTGGGAACCGCTGAtctacagtattccaagtgttttTGCACCACAGATTTGTGAATGGCATTCTGGGAGCCACAgtcttgtttttaaatgcatgttcaAGTGACCCCCACCCAGCATGGAatgggcctttttcacagctgcagaaCACAGGGTTGGCCTTTTCCTCCAGCTCTCCACTA
Protein-coding regions in this window:
- the LOC144325097 gene encoding uncharacterized protein LOC144325097: MALSGVNQSHVQPVWAEIPSRSADIGARAVPSTGPSEEELKIILFQLGCHLVMDDGEGDPSNLSALPAQNLLADPVNSRLPSLDIQLEMGIFCSAAYFGDGGFSI